ACTGGCTTCATCCTTGCGCTGTTCGGATTCGAAGTTGACGAAATAAAACAGTTTGTTCTTTTTGATAGCTCCACCTAATGAAAACCCTGCCTGAAAGGATTCCAGGGTAGGCACAGAAAATTTTTGTCCGTCTATTTTGCTGCCGGACAATGCATCATTACGATAGAAAGCGTAAACGGTACCACTGAATTTGTTGCTACCGCTTTTGGTCACTGTGTTTACACCAGCGCCGGTAAACCCTGACTGGGTTACATCATAAGGTGCGATGTTGATCTGGATCTGATCGATCGCATCGATAGAAATAGGCGTGGCATTGGTTTGCCCGCCGGGAGTAGGAGCATCCAGACCGAAAGGGTTATTGAAAACCGCTCCATCCAGGGAGAAATTGTTGTACTGCCCGTTCCTGCCTGCAAAGGAAATTCCATTGTAAGTAGGAGAAGCAGATGGTGTAAGGCGCAGGTAGTCGTCCGCCGAACGGGAAATGGTAGGCAGCTGGCGGATCTGGGTGTTGGAAATGTTTGTAGATGCACCCGTGCGCTGGTCATTAAAAATGGTAGAGCGACCACTCACCACAACTTCGCTGAGGGTACCTGCGGCTTCAGAAAGACGCAGATCCAGTGAGGTCGTTTGGCCCAGGTTCAGGAAAACCCCGGAAGCAGTTTTAGTCGCGTAACCGGTAAAAGACACGACTACAGTGTAAGGACCTCCTACACGGAGGTTGGGTACAAGAAAACTTCCATCTGATTTGGTAATCAAACCCTTGTTGATACCGGCATCTGACCATGTTACCTGTACAGTAGCGCCGGGTAAAGCCTCCCCGGCCTCGGTTTTTATTACACCGCTCAGGCTGGCGGTCGTTACCTGGGCAAACACACTACTTAATGAAATACAGGCAATTAATAAGCTCAAAAGGAGCTTGTTTAGATTTGGTTGATACATCTTTAAGATATTGGTGAGTAAGTAATGGCTAACATTCAAAGAACAACTACAGCACCATTCGGATAAACATACTATACAATTTACCATAAAAAGTGCATAATTCCACCGCGTTTTCTGCAAATTGTTCAGGCAGGGGCTAGTAGAAAGTATTGCGCCCGGCAAGGGTTCATTCAAACAGCAGAAGGAGATGCGATCAAAGTGGATAAGAGTTTCTGACGAGTGCATCTGTGTTATATGATGCAGTATATGTACCGGGGGGAGCGGATAATGTGATTGCTTTGCAGGATGAACCGGATGCGATTCATTTTCTGAATGAGGCATGGAGGCATTGTAAAGCAATTGCGTTTGATGCAGATGCGGGGCCTGTTTTGGACGGTTTCTATCCTATAATCATTGCCGTGAGGAAGTTGCATTTTGCCCATAAATAATGTCTGGCAGCTGTACCAATAATGCACACAACTGTGCAGTAAGGTCCACACCTGGATTCCCCAAAATTGGTAAAACACAGCAGCACGGGTATGCAAATCGCCTTTGCCGGAATAATTTTTTCTACCATCGGGGGTGGCAATTAAATACAAAATTGCATATGCCACAGCCAGCCAACATTTATTAAATCGCTCTATGGTGGCTGTATCTAAATATTCCGTGATGACTAAAAATACAAACATGCGATCCGCTCTGTAGTATTTATTGATGAGATTTTTGATTTATTCGTGTGGAATCCAATATTCCCATATCAATTAGCATGCCTATTGCTATGTACATGAATTACGCGAACAAAATAAAAATGACACCGCAACGAACTTATAACTGTTAACTATTAGGATTGGCAGTGCTATAAATAATATCTACATTTAAATTTTCTAAACATCAACAATGGCAACAGACATAGCGAAGCTGCTTCAGAAGAAGCAGAAAAAGATTCTGGAAAACTGGATGACCGCTCAGCTTTCCAACGTCAGCCTTAGGGAAGACCTAATGAGTAACGAGGACCTTAGAGAACAATCTACTGAACTATTAGAGACACTTTTAAAAGTATTATCTGAGAAAAATCTCAACAATTTTGAATCTACTGAATTTGAACCTGTTCATGAACTCCTGGCCGGGGTATCTCTTTCCCGTGCTCAACAAGGATTTACCCCTTCCGAAACTGGTGTTTACATATTTAGTCTGAAAGATGCCCTGCTATCAACCTTACTCACTGATTTGAAGGATGATCCGGCTACCCTGGTAGATGGTGTGATCAGAATAGGTAAGCTGATGGACTATCTCAGTGTAGTAGCGTTTGAAACTTTTATCAAGGGAAGAGAAGAAGTTATTCTGCGTCAGACAGATGAGATTGCAGAAATCTCCACTCCTGTGATCCGTGTATGGGATGGTATTCTCGCCCTGCCTATTATTGGCACCCTGGATAGTGCCCGTACGCAGGTAGTAATGGAGAGCCTATTGCAGGAAATTGTGGAAAGTGGCAGTACAATTGCCATACTGGATATTTCAGGTGTGGCTGCTGTAGACTCACTGGTAGCACAGCACCTGATCAAAACTGTTGCGGCTACCCGTCTGATGGGTGCAGAGTGTATCATTAGCGGTATCCGTCCGGAAATAGCGCAAACAGTGGTTCACCTGGGTATTGATCTTTCCAATATTATTACCAAGGCAACACTCGCCAGTGCGCTTAAACAGGCGTTTGGTATGTTGAGACTGAGTGTGAAAAAATTGGAATTCACAAATAAAACAGGCAATTAATATATGGATCGTATTCCTATACTTCGTATGGGGAACCTGTTACTGGTGACCATACAGATAGATCTGTACGACAGGTTAGCGACCAATCTGGAGACAGATCTGGTACAAATGGTAAATAAAACCGAAGCGAAAGGTGTATTAATTGATATCTCCGCATTATCCATCGTCGATTCTTTTATGGGCCGTATTCTTGGTAACATTGGTTCTATGTCCAAAATTATGGATGCCGAAACCGTTGTTGTTGGTATGCAGCCAGCGGTCGCTATTACCCTGATTGAACTTGGGTTGGAACTCAGGGGCGTACATACGGCTTTGAATGTAGAAAAGGGAATGGAATTGTTAAAGGAAAAAATTGGTAATTATGAAGACGACCTAACAGAAGACGATGAAGATAGTACTGAATAAGGACCGTATGCTAATCGAAAGAGAACAGGATGTGGTTCCATTCAGGAATCGTGTGAAGGAGTATGCTGTGAAAATTGGAATGAGTCTTGTGAATCAAACCAAACTGATCACCGCAGCCAGTGAACTTGTCCGCAATATGCTGAAATATGCCAATGGTGGAATTGTGTTGATTGAGGTACTCACCCAGGGCAGAGATAGTGGGATCCGGCTTGTCTTTACCGACAAAGGTCCGGGAATTAAAGATATCCCACTGGCTATGCAAGATGGCTATTCCTCCGGCAAAAGCCTGGGGATTGGCCTACCCGGTACCAAACGGCTGGTCAATGAATTTGAAATCAAAAGTATAGTCGGCGAAGGCACGACTGTTACAATTATTAAGTGGAAGAATGGATAAAAACATACACCTGGCGCTCAACGCATCTGAGCGAAGCTATTTTGCCATATTAAAAAAAGAAATCCATGCCATGGCAATCGCTGGCGGACTTTCTGAAAAGCGGGTTGCAGAGATAGATATTATTGTGGCGGAAATAGTAACCAATCTTGTCAAACATGCAGGTGGTGGTCAGGTACTGGCTAAACTCATCGAGGAAAACGGCGAACAAGGCATAGAACTGATCAGTATTGACAACGGCCCCGGTATGACGGATGTAACCCGGATGGTAGCAGACGGTGTATCTACAAAAAAAACACTGGGGAATGGTCTGGGTGCCATGAAAAGGCTCTCCGATGTATTCCAGATCTATTCTAATAAGAACTGGGGCACCGTCATCCTGATCAGGGTTTTCAATAAGCCACCAGCCAAAGCCTTTAAAACAGAGATCAGATCCGTAATCATTCCTAAACCAGGTGAAACTGAAAGCGGAGATAATTTGTACTCTATAGTAGACAATAACCATGTGAAATTATTCCTGGGAGATGGTCTGGGCCATGGCCCCGAAGCGGCGAAAGCCATGCGGGTAGCCGGAGAAGCATTTATGGCATGCAATCATACTGACCCCGTAGAAATCATCAGGTATATTAACCTGGCTGTGAAAAGAACAAGGGGAATGGTAGGTACTGTCGCAGTTTTTGACCATCCCGCCAGGAAATGGCGCATTTGCGGAGTGGGAAATATTATCACAAAAGTGTTCAATCCGGAGAGCAATAAAAGCTACCTGGCGTACAATGGTATTATTGGGCTCAATGTTCCCAATACACTCAATGTCCAGGAAATTCCTTACGAAGATGGTCAGTATATCCTGATGTCCAGCGATGGTCTCAAAACCCGATGGGATACTTCAAAGTATACATCCATAACGCGATTCGATCTTTCTATTCTATGCGCGTCTCTCATTAAAGACTTTGCACGCCTCACAGACGATATGTCGGTAGTGGCGTGCAAAATAAACTTGTAATCTCATGCACGAACTTGCCCGGGTGACCCTTGAGAATGAAATGGATCTCATACTTGCGCATAAGCGCTCTATGAAACTGGCAGAACTGGCCGGTCTCTCCCTGTCGGCACAAACAACTTTTGCTACTGCCGTGTCCGAGGTGTCAAGAAACGCCATCGACAGCGGCAAAAGTGGTTGTCTCATTTTAAGCGTAGAAAGCGATCTGCGTGAAAAATTCATCGTGGCCTGCCTGAAAAATGAGCAGCAAAACAACGCCCGGGAAGGTCTTGAACATGCAAAAAAACTCGTTAATAAATATAAAGTTTCTACAAATGGTCCGGAGACCAGCATAGAACTGTTCTATACCATCTCTCCCGCTTTCCGCATAGATATACAAAAGCTGGATGAGTGGCGGAGCCTCTTTCGCAATGAACCTTCCATCTCCCCTTACGAGGAACTGAAAAGGAAGAATGAACAGCTGCAGGAACTGTCGGAAAGAGTGAAGAAAAGTGAAGACCAGTACAAAGTGCTCACCAATTCTCTCCCGCTTATGATCTTCTCACTCGACGATCACGGGCAACTGCTCTATGCCAATTACTGGCTGTTACACTACACAGGTCAAAACCTGAATAGTCTCAACAACAGTAAATGGAAAACCATCGTGCATGAAGATGATTATGACGCTTTTTGTCTGCTGTTGCAAAATGATATTACACGGGGTGCCACCACCATCAAGATACAGGCAAGGCTGATGAACAAAAGTACCAGCGATTATCTCTGGCACCAGATCTCACTGTCACCACTCAATGGAGATAAAGACGAGCCCAGTTACCGTATCGGGTTTATGGTAGACATCCATGCGCAGAAAACGGTAGAAGAAACACTGAAAGATAATTATGAATTAAAGCAGGCGGAAAAGAAACTGAAAGATAACCAGCATACACTGGAACAGTATATTGAAGAACTGAACCGCAGTAACCAGGAGCTACAGCAATTTGCTTTTGTCGCGTCTCATGATCTGCAGGAGCCGGTACGAAAATTGTTATTTTATAGTGACTACCTGCTGAATAAATACCAGGCTTCTTTTGACGAGAAAAGCCTGCATTTCCTGAACAGCATACAGGGCGCTTCCCGCAGAATGCGATCGTTGATACAGGACCTGTTACTCTTCTCACAAATCAATAAAGAACAGATTCAGTTCCAGGAAGTTGACCTGAATGCGGTAGCGACAGATGCCTGCCAGGACCTGGAAATAGC
This Chitinophaga sancti DNA region includes the following protein-coding sequences:
- a CDS encoding STAS domain-containing protein gives rise to the protein MATDIAKLLQKKQKKILENWMTAQLSNVSLREDLMSNEDLREQSTELLETLLKVLSEKNLNNFESTEFEPVHELLAGVSLSRAQQGFTPSETGVYIFSLKDALLSTLLTDLKDDPATLVDGVIRIGKLMDYLSVVAFETFIKGREEVILRQTDEIAEISTPVIRVWDGILALPIIGTLDSARTQVVMESLLQEIVESGSTIAILDISGVAAVDSLVAQHLIKTVAATRLMGAECIISGIRPEIAQTVVHLGIDLSNIITKATLASALKQAFGMLRLSVKKLEFTNKTGN
- a CDS encoding STAS domain-containing protein, encoding MDRIPILRMGNLLLVTIQIDLYDRLATNLETDLVQMVNKTEAKGVLIDISALSIVDSFMGRILGNIGSMSKIMDAETVVVGMQPAVAITLIELGLELRGVHTALNVEKGMELLKEKIGNYEDDLTEDDEDSTE
- a CDS encoding anti-sigma regulatory factor; its protein translation is MKIVLNKDRMLIEREQDVVPFRNRVKEYAVKIGMSLVNQTKLITAASELVRNMLKYANGGIVLIEVLTQGRDSGIRLVFTDKGPGIKDIPLAMQDGYSSGKSLGIGLPGTKRLVNEFEIKSIVGEGTTVTIIKWKNG
- a CDS encoding ATP-binding SpoIIE family protein phosphatase, which produces MDKNIHLALNASERSYFAILKKEIHAMAIAGGLSEKRVAEIDIIVAEIVTNLVKHAGGGQVLAKLIEENGEQGIELISIDNGPGMTDVTRMVADGVSTKKTLGNGLGAMKRLSDVFQIYSNKNWGTVILIRVFNKPPAKAFKTEIRSVIIPKPGETESGDNLYSIVDNNHVKLFLGDGLGHGPEAAKAMRVAGEAFMACNHTDPVEIIRYINLAVKRTRGMVGTVAVFDHPARKWRICGVGNIITKVFNPESNKSYLAYNGIIGLNVPNTLNVQEIPYEDGQYILMSSDGLKTRWDTSKYTSITRFDLSILCASLIKDFARLTDDMSVVACKINL
- a CDS encoding ATP-binding protein; the protein is MHELARVTLENEMDLILAHKRSMKLAELAGLSLSAQTTFATAVSEVSRNAIDSGKSGCLILSVESDLREKFIVACLKNEQQNNAREGLEHAKKLVNKYKVSTNGPETSIELFYTISPAFRIDIQKLDEWRSLFRNEPSISPYEELKRKNEQLQELSERVKKSEDQYKVLTNSLPLMIFSLDDHGQLLYANYWLLHYTGQNLNSLNNSKWKTIVHEDDYDAFCLLLQNDITRGATTIKIQARLMNKSTSDYLWHQISLSPLNGDKDEPSYRIGFMVDIHAQKTVEETLKDNYELKQAEKKLKDNQHTLEQYIEELNRSNQELQQFAFVASHDLQEPVRKLLFYSDYLLNKYQASFDEKSLHFLNSIQGASRRMRSLIQDLLLFSQINKEQIQFQEVDLNAVATDACQDLEIAIEEKKAALNIHSLPKLYCDERMMRQLFGNIISNSLKYSKDAQAPQVDISYKQENGHIELIFRDNGIGFDEKYLPKMFTLFQRLHTRQTYEGTGLGLAICRKIVEMHQGKIWATSEEGSGATFFVSLPTHPVI